The Bradyrhizobium sp. CCGB01 genome segment CGTTGGCTGGGACGTTGCCGGTCAATTTGCGGACGGGTTTGTCGCGCAGGTGCGGCAGACTCTCGAAAACATCGTGGCGATCCTGGCGGAGGGCGGTGCTGGACCCGAACATCTCGTGCGCCTGACCTGGTATGTCGTCGACATGGACGAATACGTTTCCAATCTCAAGATGCTCGGCAAAGCCTATCGTGACGTCGTCGGCGTCCACTACCCGAGCATGGCGCTCGTCCAGGTCGTACGTCTTGTCGAGCCAGCAGCGCGCGTCGAGATCGAAGCGACTGCCGTTATTCCTCGTTGACGCGCGCAGGCTTTCCCGCTGTTGCTGAGCCATGGTCGCCTCCGTTACATGTGGGTGCCGAGAGCAAACCCGGCCGCGAGGAGTCAACCAAGCGAGACCGCCTGCGCCACCATGAGCCCAGCACCCAGGATGCAGATCAGGCCGGCAAAAAACTCAAAGACTGACGGCCCGGGGCGGCCCACCGCAAACAGCGCAAGGATGGTCGCAATGCCGAACCGAACGCCCTGCGGCGTGAGGCTATCCCACCCGATAATGTCCCAGCCGATAACCGAAAGAGGACTCATTTCCTGCCTCCTGTCTTGAAAACCTTTCGTTGCCCGGATTTCCGCGCACTTCCGACGCCGTTGGCATCGTCCTTGGCAATTTTGCTGTCGTCGATCATGTGTAGTCTCCTGGTCTGTGGGTGCTGATCCGCTCTTTATGTTGCCAGACTTGGAGGCTGTGCGATGTGATCGCGCTCGCACTCGAGCGCTCTACCGGGCAGCAGGGCGAATTCTAGTTTGACCGCCTTTCCCGTTAAACGCCCACCCAGACGCCCAGATTTTTTTCCGAGGTCGGCCTTCGGTGAGGGCGAAGAGACTCGCCGAACGAGGCACCGGCGCCGGTCTCACCGCAAGAAGCACCGCCAACGGCTGGCGACACCCCGCCGACGGTTGCGGCAAAAACAAAAGAGGCCGCCGATCAGGGCGGCCTAGCTGTCGTCGCCATCTGCTGGCAGGACGACGATCACGATGATGACGATACCTTCAGCTTTATAGTTGCCCCTTCGTTGCCAGAAGTGGCCATTCCCCGACATGCAGATCGAACAATGCTTGAGCCCGACTTAACCGCGACCTTACGCCGATGGACGATACGGATATGAGCACCGCGAATGGTCCGCCAGCTATGGGAAATTCTAATCCGAGTCATTTAACCTCCGAGGTTCAATGAAGAGTAACGGTTGTCTCTGGAACGTGCTTCCCAACACACGTCCAGGGATAGCCGATCCCAGGGGCAACGACCGTGATGCGCGTCACTGGAACTTCGACTACATGACGAAGGTGCTCCATCACCGCGGCGAGTAACGTGGCACCGAAGATTGCGACAGCATGCCGGCGCAGGTTCTCAACCCCCTGGTCGATCTGCAGCGCG includes the following:
- a CDS encoding RidA family protein — translated: MKQEELTLTAATRGLRVLQPGGWPQPKGYANGIMAEGRLVVTGGVVGWDVAGQFADGFVAQVRQTLENIVAILAEGGAGPEHLVRLTWYVVDMDEYVSNLKMLGKAYRDVVGVHYPSMALVQVVRLVEPAARVEIEATAVIPR